One Atribacterota bacterium genomic window, TCCGGCAAAAGGTAGTAGCGCTTGCTCCAGCCCTTGGTTCTGATGTCCCGTTTTTTATACATAAAGTTCCATTTGCCCTGGTTCGAGGAAGAGGCGAAGATGTGGTTACTCTCCACCCAAGCCCCAGCTATTTTCTGGTGCTTTTGTTCCCCTCTTTTCCGATCTCCACTGCCTGGGCGTACCGGAAGTGGGACGAGGAATTGGGTAACTTCGAAACTTTGGCTCAGGAAGGGAGGCGAGCACTCGATAGATTTCTGAAGAACGGTAACCGAGAAATGTTCGAGAAAGCGATTTGGAACGATTTTGAGCCATTGGTGTTTCGTTACTACCCTGTTTTAAAAATGTACCGAGAGATACTTCTTGGGTTGGGGTGTCGGAAGGTTTTTATGACCGGGAGCGGTTCGACTCTGGTTGGTGTTGTGGAAAACAGGGGACAGGGAGAAAAGGTTGTGGAAGAACTCAGTCAAAGAGGGATGAATGCTATATTAACTTCGACGCTCGTGGAGGAATTGTAAGGAGGGTACTATGATTGATGCGATCATTTTGGCAGGTGGTGGTGGAGGGGAAATCGAAAAAAAATTTGGAGTAAGTAACCGGGCTCTACTTGTCATAGAAGGGAAGTTTATGATAGAGTATGTTATAGAAGCCCTCAGGGATGTTTCCTCTATTGGAAAGATTGTAGTCGTTGGTTTGGTCGAGGATTTTAAATCCAGAATCGGTAGCAAGGTTAGCGAAGTTGTTCAGCCAGGCAAAAACCCTTTCGAGAGCACCTTGAACGGTCTTAAAGTCTTGAAACCGGAGGGTAAGGTTCTAGTGGTAGCAAGTGATTTGCCTCTGTTGAGGAGAGAGATGATCGAAGATTTCTTTTTGAGGTGTGAAAAGAGAAAGGCCGATTTTTATTATCCCATCATCCGTAAAGAAACGTATGAAGAGAAAATTGGTCAAGGAAGACGAACCTTTGTGAGAGTTAAGGAAGGGTTTTTTACTGGGGGTAATCTGTTTTTTATGGACCCCGAAGTGGTGGAAGGAAAAAGGGAGTGGATTGCTCAGATGGTTGAGAGCCGCAAAAAACCTCTTGCCATGGCTCAGATTTTGGGTGCAAAAATTATTCTTAAATACTTTTTAAAACGCCTGCGAATCGAGGATGTGGAAAGAAGAGTGGAGAAGGTTTTGAGGATGAAAGGTTTAGCTGTTATTACTCCTTATCCGGAGATAGGATTTGACGTTGATAAAGTGGAGCATGTGGAGATCGCCAAGAGTTTATTGATGAGATAGGAGGAGGTTGCCGTGGTTACGGAAAACAATCCAACCGAAATCATTGTTGAAGAAAATGAACCAAAAGATACTGAAAAAGAGACCAAAGAAAAGGAAAAGAAGGCTTTGGTTCAATATTCTTTGGCAGAGCTGAAACAGAAATCGAATGCAGAACTTTCGGAAATTGCACAGTCTCTGGGTATTTCTGGTTATAGCCGGAAAAAGAAAAGCGATCTGATTTTTGAAATTCTCAAAAAAGCCACTGAATCAAAGGGGTATATCTTCAGCGAGGGTGTTTTGGAAATCACTCCAGATGGGTACGGGTTTCTGCGAACTTCTGATGATTTTTCTCCTTCAGAAAACGACGTATATGTTTCTCCGTCACAGATTAAACGTTTTGTGCTCAGTAGTGGTGATAAAGTTGCAGGTCAGGTGCGTCCCCCCAAAGAAGGGGAACGGTACTATGCTTTGCTCCGGATTGAAGCCATTAATGATGAGGATCCAGAGCAGGCCAAAAAAAGACCTCTTTTTGAAAATCTGACTCCTATTTTTCCCGATGAACAATATATTTTGGAAACTTCACCAACGGAGATCTCAACCCGTATTATCGATATCTTTGCTCCCATTGGAAAGGGACAGAGAGGCCTCATCGTTGCTCCTCCTAAAGCGGGAAAAACCGTGCTTTTGGAGAAAATCG contains:
- the ispE gene encoding 4-(cytidine 5'-diphospho)-2-C-methyl-D-erythritol kinase — translated: MPDIHVVRSYGKINWFLSIGHLRKDGYHEICSLMQKISLYDEIEVVLAPSDSITCNYSVPVGEKSLLGKTLATLRELYPCLSGIGLAVKIRKRIPPGSGLGGGSSNVAALLLSVPAFLGLPDVRQKVVALAPALGSDVPFFIHKVPFALVRGRGEDVVTLHPSPSYFLVLLFPSFPISTAWAYRKWDEELGNFETLAQEGRRALDRFLKNGNREMFEKAIWNDFEPLVFRYYPVLKMYREILLGLGCRKVFMTGSGSTLVGVVENRGQGEKVVEELSQRGMNAILTSTLVEEL
- a CDS encoding nucleotidyltransferase family protein, with amino-acid sequence MIDAIILAGGGGGEIEKKFGVSNRALLVIEGKFMIEYVIEALRDVSSIGKIVVVGLVEDFKSRIGSKVSEVVQPGKNPFESTLNGLKVLKPEGKVLVVASDLPLLRREMIEDFFLRCEKRKADFYYPIIRKETYEEKIGQGRRTFVRVKEGFFTGGNLFFMDPEVVEGKREWIAQMVESRKKPLAMAQILGAKIILKYFLKRLRIEDVERRVEKVLRMKGLAVITPYPEIGFDVDKVEHVEIAKSLLMR
- the rho gene encoding transcription termination factor Rho yields the protein MVTENNPTEIIVEENEPKDTEKETKEKEKKALVQYSLAELKQKSNAELSEIAQSLGISGYSRKKKSDLIFEILKKATESKGYIFSEGVLEITPDGYGFLRTSDDFSPSENDVYVSPSQIKRFVLSSGDKVAGQVRPPKEGERYYALLRIEAINDEDPEQAKKRPLFENLTPIFPDEQYILETSPTEISTRIIDIFAPIGKGQRGLIVAPPKAGKTVLLEKIANGISANYPNVVLIVLLIDERPEEVTQMERSVKGYVIASTFDQKPEN